CAATTCACCAAGCACGTTGCCTTAAATAaatatttgactcctccctttccttctcctctcacatttaTGGTCCTGCTAAATATTAACGATTTCCCCTCTGCCACATTTTCACAATCTGCGCCAAATAAAAATTATCATCAGAAATGCCAGAAGTTCTGTGTTCCAACCAACCCCTTTCACTTCACATCCCATCCTTTTGGGCTAATAACAGCTCCCAGAATGTTTATAAAAGTGGTTGTACTCATTACAGTGGTCTAgccttatctggatgatatccacAGCAAGCCACATTTTTCACAAAAAAGCAGCTCTCCACACTCTTTTGGTCCTCCGAAAACATTAAGAACACAAAAATGGCTCCAACTACTGGAACTAAATTTAGATTTTAAGTGGCTATCGTCACCCATAAAATATCTGGGCGTGAACATTACAAACAATTACAGTATGAAGGAGaggagaaaaaacggagcactacatcttatgtagtgctccgttttttctcctctctccttcaTCATGTTCATTTACAGATGGAGGCACACTTAACCCTTGGATCGCTGGAAACCCTGGACTTACTGCATATGGTGGACATTCATCCCATGTGAGTTTATTCCAGTTGATCTATACCTTTATTTGGACATTACTTTGATACTACTCTACTGTTCCATGGAATTGGATGTTTATTAGTACTGGTCACAGGCAGGTGTTTATGATTATATCCTTACTACTGTGCTACGTGGGATCATAGTATACCAGTCATACATCCAATGGGTTAATTTTCCAAATATCAAGCTTACTACTTTGTTGCTTtttctttagagcaccatacaacattttttcGTATTGTGAAACAATTACAGTACTCTATATAGGGAAAATTACCCCAGGCTACTGAAGACCCCAAGGGACGACTTAGGGGCATGGTCAAGCTACAATGTGTCTTGGATAGGGCGAATTCAATGCGTGAAGATGAATCTGCATTTGGGGGGGAAAAAGACCCAGAATCAGGAGACAGATACTTACGATACCCAATAAGGCAGGGGGCTGGATGTGCCATGCCTCATCTCATTTTATAGGGCTGCCTAGCTGAGCCAGCTAACCTTCTGGCATTCTGACCACCTCTCTAGAGAGATGGAGCGAGCTGGAAAGCTCTTTATCCCACCCTTATAAACTCCAAAACCTAATATGGATCCCAATATCCAAAAAGTATAGTCAGTCTAGATCTGCCAACAATGACACACTCCCTAAGACTATGGGAATCACTGAAACACAAACACCACCTGACAACCACCAAATCCCTGATGATTCCTATATTTGGGAACCCACTCTTTAGTCCGGGACTGCCGGAGAGGAGTTTTCAAATGTGGAGGGAGGCAGGATTCCTAGATTAAGTGATATGGGGCCCGATCAGAAAATTAAACCGTTTGCAGACATACATAAGGAAAGAAGTAGTTGGTCCCCCATCCATGCCAacaataaattaaaatatatgaCCCAATGGGGAAATGAtttgggggaggaaatggacaaggaCTCCTGGAACGATGTCCTCCTAGCAGTAGCCAAGTGCTCGATCTCCACAGTAATCAGGGAAAATGGGTACAAAGTACTGATGAGGTGTTATCTAACACCCCAAGGCTCTCCAGGTTTATCCCGGGCTACCCTCCAGACTGTCCAAAGGGATGTGGAGTTCAGGCCTCTTTCATCCACGTGATGTCGGCCTGCCCCAGGGTAACAGAGTTATGGCAAAAGGTGAGAAGATGGATCCAGGGAATCCTGCAAGTAGACTTGGATTTGGATCCCTGGCTCTTCCTACTAAATAGGCCGTCTGATGCCCAGGAGAACAGGCTGGTTTCCAACATCTGCACAGCTACCAGATGTGAACTGGCCGCAGTATGGAAGCAGTCGGCAATCCCCACCTTGTCTAAAATTAAAAACAGATTGGGCTTCATCTGTCACATGGAGAAGCTCCTGAGTCTCTGACAAACGATTCCTGCAGTGAATTCCTTactgtctgggagccctggatcCACTCAGCGGGCATACAGGGAGTAGACACTAGATCAATCCTGCTATTGTCACCCCAGAAGGCGGGTCACAGAGAGTCTGGTAGGTATAGAAATGTGCCTCCACTACAACCCACGTGTACCCGCCCCAGGAGGTTGAGTTAAATCTAGGATGTCCCAGGCCCACTGAGTGGCTAGACCACTATAAGATACCACACTACATGGTGCCAAGAGACAAACTCGACCGACTAAGAGAGTCCCAAATTCTGGGCGCCCTAGGGAAAAGGTCAGATATGAGATTCCAGCTATGTAAGATACGTAATTCATGTCTTGTGATGTATGCAATATGAATggacccccttccccccacccttaTGATTTCTgaacccccctcccactccttaTTCTTTTCTCTGACCCCCCCCAAATaacttaaataaaaatgtaagttacaAAAAAACCACAAATGGCtgataaagtaaataaggcacctggccccaatttaattttttcaagccgcctatgaacttcttcctcagttaaccaattgtttattaatatacaggttgtggcttcctcctgtggcactactattgaaattgattcttccctggtaaacacagaggcaaagaacttGTTTAATACCTccgctttttccttatctccaataatctgcctacccatctcacactgaaagggtcttatattttcttttctcattttttttgttattaaggtacttaaagaactttttagggttgaccttactttcttttgcaatccttttttcattatccatttttgctaatctgattgcccttttgcaatttttgttacattccttataattctgataggatgcctccgtcccttctgacttcaggaatctaaacgccttcctcttcttgtccatttcctcccctacctgtttatttagcaacattggttttgacttatttcttttatacttattacccaagggtatacactgataagtgtgcttttctaacaatgttttaaagactgcccatttatcttctacatttttttccctgcaaaaaaacatcatcccagtgtattagaCCTCAGtatatttctttttctttctttattacttaaatttttattgaataCATTTCAAATATTATGGGGAAAgggtacaaaaaagaaaaaaggagggggTAGGGAGGTGTCATAGAATTGGTAAAATTACATTTGGGGGAAGATAAAGGGAAATGGGGAAGGGGACATCATTtgtacatatatagcataatGTATAGCATTTTTAATATAACAAATTACAATATTTTATTCTAGATATGGGGATACACCTGCTTTGCGAAACCAAGGATTCCAAATCTTTGCGAATTGAATAGTGGAATCATTTAGATATGCTgaaagtttttccatataaaatatatgccatattttattgtttatttggttcaaagaggggggggggggggtagcttgTTTCCAGTTTTTGACGATTGTGCATTTAGTAGCATTCAAAATTTGGGAGATAACTCTGGCTTCCTTTTAATTTTTGATtacttatttcaaatgagaccatgttatgatcactgttacccaaatgttccaggacttgaatatttgcaattacttctacattgtttgatatgaccaaatccagtattgctccTCTCCTGGCTGGTTCCTTAATAATTTGGgacatataattgtctttaagcacccccaaaaacctgtttcctttgttATAATGCTAATCCCATTTCCCCAGTCTATATctgaataattaaaatcacccattatgcaaatatgacctagttttgatgccttctccatttgcaaaagtattttagcttcctcaatctcacagatatttggtggtttatagcatatcccaacAAACATATTGTAAATTACCTGCTTGTGATTCTATAAGAACACAAGATTAGTTTAATGTGTTTGGGTGTCTGACTCATAACTGCAAAATAACCAGATATCCCCTTCTTAGAGATTTCAGAGCCACCAGAATATCTATCATACTCACTTAACAAGTGTGGATCCAtactggtagtgggcagtgctcctctgtccatgctggtagtgggcagtgctcctctgtccatgctgggagtgggcagtgctcctctgtccatgctggtagtaggcagtgctccgctgtccatgctggtagtgtgcagtgctcctctgtccatgctggtagtgggcagtgctcctctgtacatgctggtagtgggcagtgctcctctgtccatgctggtagtgggcagtgctcttctgtccatgctggtagcgggcagtgctcctctgtccatgctggtagtgggcagtgctcttctgtccatgctggtagcgggcagtgctcctctgtccatgctggtagtgggcagtgctcctctgtccatgctggtagtgggcagtgctcctctgtccatgctggtagtgggcagtgctcttctgtccatgctggtagcgggcagtgctcctctgtccatgctggtagtgggcagtgctcttctgtccatgctggtagcgggcagtgctcctctgtccatacGGATAGTGGCCAGTGCTCCTCCATCCATGCGGATAGTGGCCAGTGCTCCTCCGTCCATGCGGATAGTGgccagtgctcctctgtccatgctgatAGTGGCCAGTGCTCCTCTGCCCATGCTGATAGTGGCCAGTGCGCCTCTGCCCATGCTGATAGTGGCCAGTGCGCCTCTGCCCATGCTGATAGTGGGCGGTGCGCCTCTGCCCATGCTGATagcgggcagtgctcctctgtccatgctggtagtgggcagtgctcctctgtccatgctggtagtgggcagtgcttctctgtccatgctggtagtgggcagtgctcctctgtccatgctggtagtgggcagtgcttctctgtccatgctggtagtgggcagcgctcctctgtccatgctggcagtgggcagcgctcctctgtccatgctggtagtgggcagtgcttctctgtccatgctggtagtgggcagtgctcctctgtccatgctggcagtgggcagtgctcctctgtccatgctggtagtgggcagtgctcctcctctgtccatgctggtagtgggcagtgctcctcctctgtccatgctggtagtgggcagtgctcctctgtccatgctggtagtgggcagtcctcctctgtccatgctggtagtgggcagtcctcctctgtccatgctggtagtgggcagtgcttctctgtccatgctggtagtgggcagtgctcctctgtccatgccggtagcgggcagtgctcctctgtccatgctggtagtgggcagtgctcctctgtccatgctggtagtgggcagtgctcctctgtccatgccggtagtgggcagtgctcctctttccatgctggtagtgggcagtgctctcCTGTCCTTGCTGGTAGTGGGCactgctcctctgtccatgctggcagtgggcagtgctcctctgtccatgctggtagtgggcagtgctcctctatccatgctggtagtgggcaatgctcctctgtccatgctggtattgggcagtgctcctctgtccatgctggtagtgggcagtgctcctctgtccatgctggtagtgggcagtgctcctctgtccatgctggtagtgggcagtgctcctctgtccttgctggtagtgggcagtgctcctctgtccatgctggtagtgggcagtgctcctctgtccatgctggtagtgggcagtgctcctctgtccatgctggtagtgggcagtgctcctctgtccatgctggtagtgggcagtgctcctctgtccatgctggtagtgggcagtgctcctctgtccatgctgggagtgatcagtgctcctctgtccatgctggtagtgggcagtgctcctctgtccatgctggtagcgggcagtgctcttctgtccatgctggtagtgggcagtgctcctctgtccatgctggtagcgggcagtgctcctctgtccatgctggtagtgggcagtgctcctctgtccatgctggtagcgggcagtgctcctctgtccatgctggtagtgggcagtgctcctctgtccatgctggtagtgggcagtgctcctctgtccatgctggtagcgggcagtgctcctctgtccatgctggtagtgggcagtgctcctctgtccatgctggtagtgggcaacgctcctctgtccatgctggtagagggcagtgctcctctgtccatgctggtagagggcagtgctcctctgtccatgctgggagtgggcagtgctcctctgtccatgctggtagagggcagtgctcctctgtccatgctggtagagggcagtgctcctctgtccatgctggtagagggcagtgctcctctgtccatgctggtagagGGCAGTATTCCTCTGAAGGTGCTGCGGAGATTCCTTGATTTATATGTGTTGGATGTCAGATGTGcttgaataaaagaaaaaatatcatTAATATAATCTGTTTCCTTGCACAAATATTCAGCATTTAGTATAAACGTTCAAACCCAAGATTATTCACATAATCCCAAAGGAGTCAGAGAAGACAAGGCCAACAAAACACTAATGTACATCCTCAAACAGAAACTTAATTTCAAACACTGCCAAATACATTAATGGTTCAGGATTATGTTATAACAACCATcaagtacaggggtgcgcaaactggggggggcgcaggattttcaTGGGGGGACGCGGCAGTTGCAGACCCCTCACTAttacccaaggcatttaaattaaactcTGCCCAGTATGCTGTTTAGGGGATACATTAGtttcccccctcctgcacccctcatATAAATGCGGTTACTAAATCTTGCCATTTCTTCCTCCAcaacaggggcgtagctatagccagGGCAGCCCGGGGGCTAACGCTCATGAGgggcatgctctctctccccctccaaccCCGTCAGCGGCCCATCACTCTCTTGAGAGTGGAGATGGTTTTGCGGTGGCGGTGGGCCCCTGGCGTTGGACAGAAGATAAGCTggcagaggaatcagcagctGTTACTGAGGCAGGACGGCCGGGGTAAGAaacacttaggctgcgtccccgctggcactgagcgtGCTGTGCGTTTGGCACTTGCCGCTTTTACTTCTTGTGCTCTTTATGTTGACGTCCCCACTCGCCCGGTCCAGAAAAatgttttgcccgggggcctgcgCTACGCCTCTGCTCCACAAAATTGTAACATTTTCATCCcattaatataacaataatacattAGACATTCTCTTGTATTTATtacggcagcggtgcgcaaactggggggcactagatttttttttggggggggggggcacggcagttataaaggtcccgcgctctccccccaggcatttaaatgaaatgccgggggaccacgcgaggcctctataatacacttcccTTCCCGTGATGTGTTGTCTTGGtaactcggcgtcaaatgatgtgacATTACAATGGCATAGCCGGGGTCGAGATGGAGCagcagggggaaaggggggagggcgaATAggagcagcaggggggggggtgaaggctgCTCTGAAGTGGAAAACTGTTCCcatactctgtacatgtgaaaggtttctcccctgtgtgaatcctctggtgtgtgtagaggtcgctcttctgtgaaaagctttttccacactctgtGCATGTGAACGGTTTCTCCTCCGTATGAATCATCTGTTGTGTGAAGAGTGTGCTCTGCCGTGAAAAGTTTTTTCCACAGTCTGTACAGGTAAAGGGTTGCTTGCTAGTGTGGGCACAAAGGTGTGTGATCAAGTCCCTATTCAGTGAGAAACTTTTGCCACACTTAAACCAGACAAAAAGTTGAGAACCACGGCTTCTTCTTGAATCTCTCTCATATATTTTGCTTGAACCATAATTAGAGTCagtctgtgctgtgtgctgtacaagACCTGAGAATTCCCCATCATGTGACACTGGTTCCTTGCACGTGTACAACATGTGGCAGGAAtcattactttttagcacttctGGGTCGCAGGGGGTCATGGACATATCAGAGCTCCACTTCTGCACCTCATTCAGGCAGTTCTCTAATAGAAGTATattgtgaataagtgaatataaggcgctaacaacttaaatatatacaatagtgatacgtgcaagtgtaatataaattaatataggtgctcaaataataaaccctgcttaaaccctctggtagaacctgtttccagggttccaagtagaaagatgtatttcaaacaatccaggaggagcaaaatatagggaaataaaaaacagaaaacagtgcaaatttaagtgcagacgttgagactatgatgaaaatataatgacaatatcttggctctgtcggtctatctactcacaagatgtaagtggtaagtatgcagttggcagattgggctgccaccccaggtagtagctgtgtattgtggatatccctccaggcttatctcgtcagggtaaccatggtgtacatatgggaggaaacaaagctacatagcgcgatctgtctttccaaaaactttataaaattaatataagcatataaaatgtgcacttacaatgtgccataattaaaaatgcatttatcacaatcacagtgattctagggtTTTTTTTACGATctgacacactcctgacgaagccattgacagcttgctgagctgggcgaaacgcgtagagtggtgttttggtctagtgagggatccgtagctgtaccttccactgagcagtgacgtcacacgcaccggaggagaaacggagctgagTGTTCCAGGCTGCAGACGGCTgatatccagagccagagaggaggcggtgagatcggaaaaaaacccctagaatcactgtgattgtgataaatgcatttttaattctggcacattgtaagtgcacattttatatgcttatattaattttataaagtttttggaaagacagatcgcgctatgtagctttgtttcctcccatatgtacaccatggttaccctgacgagataagcctggagggatatccacaatacacagctactacctggggtggcagcccaatctgccaactgcatacttaccacttacatcttgtgagtagatagaccgacagagccaagatattgtcattatattttcatcatagtctcaacgtctgcacttaaatttgcactgttttctgttttttatttccctatattttgctcctcctggattgtttgaaatacatcTCTCTAATAGAAGtaaacacaaaagacagaactCAAATGTTTTAAATCTGTAACACAAATTAAGAATAAAACATACTTGCAGAATTTACTTTATCACtagttaattttaaaaaaaatgttctctTTACTCTATACCTGTGGCTTTAAAATTGTGGCCCTTGGATATTCAATGGCCCCCAAAGATTTTAGTCGTGGTCACCACATACATGCAATTTGTTTCTAGCTGCTCACAGTGGATTTATTTTGAGACATATAGAATTTGTACACAAAGTATGGGTGTTAGGAAGCACTCCACTGAACCGTAATGGggtgtaaagaaagaaaaaaggtgcAAGGTGTgctggggaaggggttaaccaggcttataataaaggtcaagcccacttggttacccccgacccgtgttttggggtcctagagtgtcagctcttgggcccgggcattgtgtatgcattttactgtgactgtgtgcaaaatatgagacaactgccatttttgtgtgttaccttttccagaggtgctgggactgggagattttcaggaggtaagtttcagggtgggtttgccagagaaagttGTTACAGATTGTGGCTGGGTATCGGGGTTAACAAGAGTTACCCCAGAAATGTATCTGGGGATCAAGTGAGATTCTCGAATACATGGAAGTCCAGTGCTCTTGGCAGTCCCccaccctgaaaacgttcttgcgactcacccctaggacgtcctgcttcagcataatcccAGGAAaaggtaaaatgaggcacagggttCCCTAGTATAAGGGAGGAAGCCCAAGTAATGCCCAGGTACTCTGAATCCAGGATATGGGTTCAGGGGGGAAATCATATAATTTGTTAAATGTATGAATTATGGTAGCTCCCGCTCAGGATAAAGCTGAGAGTTTATTGGGGGGGTAAGGAAAATGTTTAATTCATGTTAGAATAAAACTATGTAAGCTAggctttaaagcaggggtggggaacgtcaggcccgagggccgtataaggccctcgaaaatatttggtctggccctgctaaggcaactgctataaccgggtcgtgctaatttttttaaaaatggccaccgcgcacccgattgggaggagggaggaggtggtgtgaggcgccggcagccctacacgatccccagcagccaccgtactagccccagcaatctcccagcagtccccgcacttcccccatgcttctccagcagtgAGGTGTCCGTTGCCCTGTAGGGGTTCGGGTATGTAGGGCTGAAGTGTCCGCATAGACCCTACTACCGCCTGGCACCCTTGTCTGACGTAGGCGATCCCGTCATTAACCCTGACACGGATGACAGAGGGGGCAGCCTCCCAGGCATTTTCCAAATGGGCTCCATTGATGTCAGAGACCCAAAACTCTACAtttgctcctctaactctgctacATGTGGTTTATACCAGAATAATCAGCAGGCCTAGAacttcctatgagaggcaattaACCCTGAATATTACCTAAAGGTGACCATACTACTTGTAACCAGATAACATTTGTTTACACAAAAGGAGGTTATGGTACCCACCATTGTCAGAAAATGAATCAATTTCTCTCTTTATTGTGGTTAGATGAGCCTCAGTGTTTggttcttctctctctgacttaaTCTGTAACGTCTCTGGTACAATCACTGGGAAACCTgccaacaagaaaaggaaaatccatcatgtaaagctgggagtgggaacTCTTCCTGTGATATCACTATACAGAAATACTGTATACTGATTCCTAAGGGGAGGGGGTAGGTAACTGATTGTACTTTATTATTAACACTGAGGGATGAAAACATGTTGAAGTTTATGGTGCCATCAATGTTAAAACCTCAATAAACAATAGTAATATTCTCAATATAACCTTAGACAAATAACGTGTTGGTTTTCAATAGAAATGAATGaaccagggcaacttcggatttctttGAAAAATGTAAATCAGCACAAAAAACATATCCATATACTGGATTTTTTAGGCAGATATCCCTGACCCAGGAACACCAGTCCTTGCCAGTATTTTGATTTGTTTTATGTGGTGTGCAGCTTCTCTTGTTATATTTGTTTTCAATAGAACATGTAGCTCATCATTGTATCCATTCTTTAATGTTATTTTCCCCAAAATTGTAGACATTTCAGTCCATTTTTTAAACAAAACTGAATAAAGTGAGGATATAAGGTTACTTACCCCCAACAGGAAATGAATCTATTTCACTCTTTGTTGGGGTCACATGATCCTCAGTGTTCGGTTCGTGTTTCCTTGACTTCATTTCTAATCGCTCCGGTACAACcgctgggaaacctggcaataagaaaaggaaaatcaATCATGTAAAGCTGGGCGTTGGGGCTCT
This region of Ascaphus truei isolate aAscTru1 chromosome 22, aAscTru1.hap1, whole genome shotgun sequence genomic DNA includes:
- the LOC142472708 gene encoding uncharacterized protein LOC142472708 isoform X1, whose amino-acid sequence is MKSRKHEPNTEDHVTPTKSEIDSFPVGGFPVIVPETLQIKSEREEPNTEAHLTTIKREIDSFSDNENCLNEVQKWSSDMSMTPCDPEVLKTHLTSNTYKSRNLRSTFRGILPSTSMDRGALPSTSMDRGALPSTSMDRGALPSTSMDRGALPTPSMDRGALPSTSMDRGALPSTSMDRGALPTTSMDRGALPTTSMDRGALPATSMDRGALPTTSMDRGALPTTSMDRGALPATSMDRGALPTTSMDRGALPATSMDRGALPTTSMDRRALPATSMDRGALPTTSMDRGALITPSMDRGALPTTSMDRGALPTTSMDRGALPTTSMDRGALPTTSMDRGALPTTSMDRGALPTTSKDRGALPTTSMDRGALPTTSMDRGALPTTSMDRGALPNTSMDRGALPTTSMDRGALPTTSMDRGALPTASMDRGAVPTTSKDRRALPTTSMERGALPTTGMDRGALPTTSMDRGALPTTSMDRGALPATGMDRGALPTTSMDREALPTTSMDRGGLPTTSMDRGGLPTTSMDRGALPTTSMDRGGALPTTSMDRGGALPTTSMDRGALPTASMDRGALPTTSMDREALPTTSMDRGALPTASMDRGALPTTSMDREALPTTSMDRGALPTTSMDREALPTTSMDRGALPTTSMDRGALPAISMGRGAPPTISMGRGALATISMGRGALATISMGRGALATISMDRGALATIRMDGGALATIRMDGGALATIRMDRGALPATSMDRRALPTTSMDRGALPATSMDRRALPTTSMDRGALPTTSMDRGALPTTSMDRGALPATSMDRRALPTTSMDRGALPATSMDRRALPTTSMDRGALPTTSMYRGALPTTSMDRGALHTTSMDSGALPTTSMDRGALPTPSMDRGALPTTSMDRGALPTTSMDPHLLKNYQNEEQNWSSDMSMTPCDPEVLKSNHSCHVLDTCKEPGPHDGEFSGLVQHTAQTDSNYGSSKIYERDSRRSRGSQLFVCSHLTSNTNKSRNLSSTFRGILPTTSMDRGALLVVTSKDREALPATSMDTGALTATSMDRGALPTISMGRRALPAISMGRRALPAISMGRGGALPAISKGRGGALPAISMCRGAMPAISMGRGGALPAISMGRGGALPTISMGRGALATIGMGRGALATISMGRGALATISMDRGALATIRMDGGALATIRMDGGALATISMDGGALATIRMDGGALATIHMDGGALPTTSMDRGVLPNTSMDRGALPNTSMDRGALPTPSMDRGALPTPSMDRGALPTPSMDRGALPTTSMDRGALPTTSMDRGALPAASMDPRFLKNCLNEEQNWSSDMSMNPCDPEVLKSNNSCHVLDTCKEPGPQDGELSGLVQHTTQTDSNYGSSKIYEQDARSRHSAQLFVCCKCGKSFSLYRELCTHLCVHTSMQSFTCTDCGESFSLKEKLLSHQRIHSVEKHFNCTECRKHFSAKSSLLRHQKIHTREKPFTCTECGKSFSEKGKLLVHQKIHTGEKPFTCTECGKQFSLNSSFLAHQSIHTGENPFTCTECEKSFLSKKNLLVHQRIHTGEKPFPCTECGKQFRLNSSFLEHQRIHTGERNPFTCTECGKSFSKKASLFSHQSIHTGVKPYTCTECGKSFLQNSALLIHQRIHTGEKPYTCTVCGKSFSQRNSHLVHQRIHTGEKPFTCTECGKQFSLNSSLLAHQRVHTGEKPFTCTECGKKFAQDSALIVHKTIHTGEKPFPCTECGKQFRLNSSFLAHQRIHTGEKPYTCTVCGKSFSQNSSRRVHQRIHTREKPFTCTDRAANRNHVAQDK